In a single window of the Penaeus chinensis breed Huanghai No. 1 chromosome 4, ASM1920278v2, whole genome shotgun sequence genome:
- the LOC125025099 gene encoding coiled-coil domain-containing protein 85C-like, whose translation MPAAADTHQHLEHHMAYPQHQGKTGPPRPGPHHGPQHHSSHPPSGSYGPQSGHANHVGYNHHGPMGQHAIPGQRGQPGQHGPPQQNGPQINLGQHRSQIGSAAQLGAGQHGHPGPPGPMGPAGQHVPLSSHGSSLLHGPQGNHGPHGVPNQRVPPGSHIQAVPPAIQHKGPAPHGQYGAHIPHSTNIGSTRGHLDGPGNEVRQPPAYPEPPRYPGPQNVHEDMDKHMSQVPTHNGQPAQTIKQYSGAQGSGGGGGMNGGGASMNSGDLGRLEEELSQLSRKDLVARTMRAEGEARELQHSIHVQAGELRHLRENQQRLTDDNQELRDLCCFLDDDRQKGRKLAREWQRFGRYTASVMRQEVTAYQNKLRELDTKQQELIKDNLELKELCLYLDEERNNAACSHCGHPLITRDDGDGSSSSTNADEPSGPPQSTSDSAPTQSQSSEIPLARSSSRERLLEDTLSRQRSPMNEQVMSYIRSLEARVMMLETEKQQLGEELSKMDRIHPEGEGLESQLPTKEKSVGSRPPQPPPYSLSHHLRAVGLGLTNRTPLGPGSAESDDELLDGPPPPLVSRPTAVAAAMRVLEVQEQLEGASHPPAAPPPSQGPPPPPHSSNTGSQLSAQDAALADGEKALLRQMCNVVWKKLEEVPSQHR comes from the exons ATGCCTGCTGCTGCTGACACTCACCAGCATCTTGAGCATCATATGGCCTATCCTCAGCACCAGGGAAAGACAGGGCCTCCACGGCCGGGCCCTCATCATGGACCTCAACATCATTCGTCACATCCACCCTCTGGCTCATATGGCCCACAGTCAGGCCATGCTAATCATGTGGGTTATAACCATCATGGGCCAATGGGGCAACATGCCATACCAGGACAACGAGGTCAGCCTGGACAGCATGGTCCTCCTCAGCAGAATGGACCTCAAATAAACCTGGGTCAACACAGGTCTCAAATAGGGTCAGCTGCTCAACTTGGAGCTGGACAGCATGGACATCCAGGGCCACCAGGACCCATGGGACCAGCTGGGCAACATGTCCCACTAAGTTCTCATGGAAGTTCATTGTTACATGGTCCTCAAGGGAATCATGGCCCTCATGGAGTACCAAATCAGAGAGTTCCTCCTGGATCTCACATCCAGGCAGTGCCACCAGCCATACAGCACAAAGGCCCTGCACCACATGGTCAATATGGTGCACATATCCCACACTCCACCAACATTGGTAGTACACGTGGCCATCTGGATGGACCTGGCAATGAAGTGAGGCAACCTCCAGCATATCCAGAACCTCCACGTTACCCAGGTCCTCAGAATGTGCATGAGGATATGGACAAACACATGAGCCAAGTGCCAACTCACAATGGACAGCCAGCACAGACAATTAAGCAATACTCTGGAGCCCAGGGGtctggtggagggggaggaatgaatgGGGGAGGGGCTTCAATGAACAGTGGTGATCTAGGAAGGCTAGAGGAGGAACTTAGTCAACTCAGTAGAAAGGATCTAGTGGCAAGGACAATGCGGGCAGAAGGGGAAGCAAGAGAGCTCCAGCATTCAATTCATGTACAGGCAGGGGAGCTGAGGCACCTGCGGGAGAATCAACAACGACTCACTGATGACAACCAG GAACTGCGTGACTTGTGTTGTTTCCTGGATGATGATCGACAGAAGGGACGGAAACTTGCCAGAGAATGGCAGAGATTTGGCCGCTATACTGCCTCTGTTATGAGACAGGAAGTCACAGCCTACCAGAATAAATTACGGGAACTAGATACCAAACAACAGGAGCTCATTAAAGATAATTTAGAGTTAAAG GAATTGTGTTTATACCTTGATGAAGAAAGAAACAATGCTGCTTGCAGTCATTGTGGACATCCCCTCATCACGCGAGATGATGGGGATGGATCGTCATCTTCAACCAATGCTGATGAACCCTCAGGGCCCCCACAGTCCACTTCAGATTCAGCCCCAACCCAGAGTCAGTCTTCAGAAATTCCACTGGCACGTTCATCCTCCAGAGAGAGACTATTAGAAGATACCCTATCCCGTCAGAGATCTCCAATGAATG AACAAGTAATGTCTTATATAAGGTCATTAGAAGCAAGAGTAATGATGTTAGAGACAGAAAAGCAACAGCTTGGTGAGGAACTTTCAAAGATGGATCGGATCCACCCTGAAGGAGAAGGTTTGGAGTCACAGCTTCCCACTAAAGAGAAATCTGTTGGTTCTCGCCCACCTCAGCCCCCACCTTATTCACTCTCGCATCATCTACGTGCAGTTGGGTTAGGACTCACCAACAGAACTCCATTAGGCCCAG gttCAGCAGAAAGTGATGATGAGCTCCTGGATGGACCTCCACCACCGTTGGTGTCCCGTCCAACAGCAGTTGCAGCTGCTATGAGAGTTTTGGAAGTGCAGGAACAGCTAGAGGGTGCTTCACATCCTCCTGcagcccctcctccctcacaaggtcccccaccaccaccacattcctCCAACACAGGAAGCCAACTCAGTGCCCAGGATGCAGCTTTGGCAGATGGGGAAAAGGCACTTCTCAGGCAAATGTGCAAT GTTGTGTGGAAGAAGCTAGAAGAGGTACCAAGTCAGCACAGATAA